Proteins encoded together in one Pseudomonadota bacterium window:
- a CDS encoding glycerophosphodiester phosphodiesterase family protein, translating into MKLRKSISRFRMISGILFVLVVIIYLLNASWLAPRPLGQATLMAHRGIHQLYDRAGIDNDTCTATRMLPSTNPYLENTIPSIEASFAAGADILEIDIHPTTDGDFAVFHDWEVDCRTEGRGVTREQSMAYLKTLDIGWGYTADAGNTYPFRGKGKGMMPSLAEVLEAFPERRFLINFKSRWIKEADHLLAYLQRHEIDIDDRIAVYGGDRPVERWKEIHPSGFAFTKADMKRCTFAYAKFGWSTIVPEACKNSVIGVPIHFRHLVWGWPNRFLLRMQEAGTTVIILGEVENENGAPGITNPEDLTGIPNGFDGWIWTDAIETIGPAWQAR; encoded by the coding sequence ATGAAGCTCAGGAAATCGATCAGCAGGTTTCGGATGATATCGGGTATATTATTCGTGCTGGTCGTAATCATCTATTTGCTGAACGCATCATGGCTGGCCCCGCGACCCCTTGGTCAGGCCACTCTCATGGCCCATCGCGGTATCCACCAGCTTTATGATCGTGCAGGTATCGACAATGATACCTGCACGGCGACGAGAATGCTTCCTTCTACCAATCCCTATCTGGAAAACACGATACCCTCCATTGAGGCCAGCTTTGCCGCAGGTGCCGACATATTGGAGATCGACATCCACCCGACAACGGATGGCGATTTTGCGGTATTTCACGACTGGGAAGTCGATTGCCGTACCGAAGGACGCGGCGTTACACGCGAGCAGTCAATGGCTTATCTGAAAACTCTCGATATCGGCTGGGGATACACTGCAGACGCCGGTAACACCTATCCTTTTCGCGGCAAGGGGAAGGGCATGATGCCATCTCTGGCCGAAGTTCTCGAGGCATTCCCGGAGAGGAGATTTCTCATCAACTTCAAGAGCCGCTGGATAAAGGAAGCGGACCATTTGCTTGCCTATCTGCAGCGCCATGAAATCGATATTGATGACCGGATTGCCGTATATGGAGGGGACCGGCCGGTCGAGCGCTGGAAAGAGATACATCCTTCCGGTTTTGCCTTCACCAAGGCTGACATGAAGCGCTGCACCTTTGCCTATGCAAAATTTGGATGGAGCACGATCGTTCCGGAAGCCTGCAAGAATAGCGTTATCGGTGTGCCGATACATTTCCGACACCTCGTCTGGGGTTGGCCCAACCGGTTTCTGCTGCGCATGCAAGAGGCTGGAACAACCGTAATCATTCTTGGTGAGGTGGAGAATGAAAACGGGGCGCCGGGTATTACAAATCCGGAGGATTTGACGGGAATCCCGAATGGATTTGACGGCTGGATCTGGACTGACGCGATAGAGACTATCGGTCCGGCCTGGCAAGCGCGCTAA
- a CDS encoding rhodanese-like domain-containing protein — translation MRAVITIAVVALAIPSTLAAQETPAAPQTEAQVDYQGFAELTDKVFAYRQQRLVSLEEFNRRAATEDVLILDTRSAAAFAAGHVKGAVNLPFSDFTDEKLRKVIGDDQDRQILIYCNNNFRDNAFPVVGKKATLALNIPTFINLYGYGYRNVYELKGSYYLADPEIAWTGERPDPNNPLLRLPIGQRQLR, via the coding sequence ATGCGCGCTGTTATCACCATTGCCGTAGTTGCCCTTGCCATACCGAGCACCCTTGCTGCACAGGAGACGCCAGCTGCGCCCCAAACCGAAGCTCAGGTGGATTATCAGGGCTTTGCTGAGCTTACCGATAAAGTCTTTGCCTATCGCCAGCAGCGTCTTGTGAGTCTGGAAGAATTCAACCGGCGGGCTGCGACGGAAGATGTACTGATCCTCGACACCCGTTCTGCCGCAGCCTTTGCTGCCGGGCACGTAAAAGGCGCTGTCAACCTGCCTTTTTCCGACTTTACCGATGAGAAACTGCGCAAAGTAATCGGCGATGACCAGGATCGCCAGATCCTGATCTACTGCAACAATAATTTTCGCGACAATGCCTTCCCGGTTGTTGGTAAGAAAGCAACTCTGGCGCTCAATATCCCGACCTTTATCAACCTTTATGGCTATGGCTATCGCAATGTCTATGAACTCAAGGGCAGCTATTATCTGGCTGATCCGGAAATCGCATGGACCGGCGAGCGCCCCGATCCGAACAATCCGCTGCTCAGACTGCCCATAGGGCAAAGGCAATTACGCTGA
- a CDS encoding radical SAM protein, with translation MRALETLWINTGTLCNLACASCYIESSPTNDALVYIRHDEVLVYLDEIRDEALPTREIAFTGGEPFMNPDIMPILTSCLERGFHVLVLTNAMRPMRRHETALLELKARYGNRLTLRISLDHYSQAVHEAERGANSWHKAMDGLKWLAQNGFRIAIAGRRLASENEEQGRAGFAGLFVTEALPVDLDDPNQFVQFPEMDAGADIAEITTRCWDILSVDPASIMCATSRMVVKHKGNEKPTVAACTLLPYDAAFDMGQTLKQASRSVKLNHPHCARFCVLGGASCSA, from the coding sequence ATGCGGGCGCTGGAAACGCTGTGGATCAATACCGGGACGCTGTGCAACCTTGCCTGTGCCTCCTGCTATATAGAGAGCAGCCCGACCAACGACGCGCTGGTCTATATCCGCCATGACGAGGTGCTCGTCTATCTTGACGAGATCCGTGATGAGGCGCTGCCGACGCGCGAAATCGCCTTTACCGGAGGCGAGCCGTTCATGAACCCAGACATCATGCCGATCCTGACCAGTTGCCTTGAGCGTGGCTTTCACGTGCTGGTACTGACCAATGCAATGCGGCCGATGCGGCGGCACGAAACGGCACTGCTCGAGCTGAAAGCACGCTATGGCAACCGGTTGACGCTGCGCATAAGCCTCGACCATTACAGCCAGGCAGTGCATGAGGCAGAGCGTGGCGCCAATAGCTGGCACAAGGCCATGGATGGCCTCAAATGGCTGGCGCAAAATGGCTTTCGAATCGCTATTGCCGGACGGCGACTGGCCAGCGAGAACGAAGAACAGGGGCGCGCCGGCTTTGCCGGGCTGTTCGTCACTGAAGCGCTGCCTGTCGACCTCGATGACCCCAACCAGTTTGTGCAGTTTCCCGAGATGGATGCGGGCGCTGATATCGCCGAGATCACCACCCGATGCTGGGATATTCTCAGCGTCGACCCTGCCTCGATCATGTGCGCCACCAGCCGCATGGTGGTGAAACACAAGGGTAACGAGAAACCAACCGTCGCCGCCTGCACGCTGCTGCCCTATGATGCAGCCTTCGACATGGGCCAGACGCTGAAACAGGCGTCACGCTCGGTAAAGCTCAACCATCCGCATTGCGCCCGCTTCTGCGTCCTGGGTGGCGCGAGCTGTTCGGCCTGA
- a CDS encoding NUDIX hydrolase: protein MDDMPSTDPLTGKPLIAATPAATIIVAADQPEGPPKLLMVERSGKMAFAAGAVVFPGGRVDSGDYVLARRFLGRSADNANEDEALADMAGRIAAIRETIEEARYPVAIATVPQAEAIAAIRAEASGDSHFDAVVDRFGLQLEPQSLTYFARWRPPFNEKRVFDTRFYIARATLPEEQAVVDDTENRKLFWATAQQVLDRAEQGEIKLIFPTRRNLEKLALCNSHAALVAHAEAYPPQLVTPFIEERTGEPHLCVPDGLGYPVTSEPISGAMRG from the coding sequence ATGGATGACATGCCCAGTACCGATCCACTGACCGGCAAGCCGCTGATAGCCGCAACGCCCGCTGCCACCATCATTGTTGCTGCCGACCAGCCAGAGGGGCCGCCCAAATTGCTGATGGTTGAACGTTCGGGCAAAATGGCCTTTGCCGCAGGCGCGGTGGTGTTCCCTGGTGGCCGCGTCGACAGTGGCGATTATGTGCTGGCGCGCCGGTTTCTCGGTCGCTCCGCTGATAATGCGAATGAAGACGAGGCGCTGGCGGATATGGCCGGGCGCATTGCCGCGATCCGCGAAACCATCGAGGAGGCGCGCTATCCAGTGGCAATAGCGACAGTGCCTCAAGCGGAGGCAATTGCCGCGATCCGTGCTGAGGCTTCGGGAGACAGCCATTTCGATGCTGTGGTCGACCGCTTCGGGTTGCAGCTCGAGCCGCAGAGCCTGACCTATTTTGCCCGCTGGCGACCGCCTTTTAACGAGAAGCGCGTATTCGACACGCGCTTCTATATCGCGCGGGCGACATTGCCCGAGGAACAGGCGGTGGTTGACGATACCGAGAACCGCAAATTGTTCTGGGCGACGGCGCAGCAGGTGCTCGACCGCGCCGAACAGGGCGAAATCAAGCTGATCTTCCCGACGCGGCGCAATCTGGAAAAGCTGGCCCTGTGTAACAGCCATGCCGCGCTGGTGGCGCATGCCGAAGCGTATCCGCCGCAGCTTGTCACTCCATTTATTGAAGAGCGAACCGGCGAACCGCATCTGTGCGTGCCCGATGGTCTGGGCTATCCGGTGACTTCGGAACCGATCAGCGGCGCAATGCGGGGTTAG
- the grxD gene encoding Grx4 family monothiol glutaredoxin yields the protein MTDATQEKIGKTVSENDVVLFMKGTPLFPQCGFSSRAVAILDRLGVAYESVDVLQDMEVRQGIKTYSDWPTIPQLYVKGEFVGGSDIMMEMFEAGELETMMEEKQVAKAES from the coding sequence ATGACCGATGCCACCCAAGAAAAAATCGGGAAAACGGTTTCCGAAAATGATGTCGTCCTGTTCATGAAGGGCACTCCGCTTTTCCCGCAATGCGGCTTCTCCAGCCGCGCGGTCGCCATTCTCGACCGCCTTGGTGTTGCCTATGAGAGCGTCGATGTGTTGCAGGACATGGAAGTGCGCCAGGGGATCAAGACCTATTCCGACTGGCCGACCATCCCCCAGCTCTACGTCAAGGGCGAGTTTGTCGGCGGTTCGGACATTATGATGGAGATGTTCGAGGCTGGCGAGCTGGAAACCATGATGGAAGAAAAGCAGGTCGCCAAGGCGGAGTCCTGA
- a CDS encoding BolA family transcriptional regulator — protein MPMQAEDIEKMIREAIPDAEVTITDLAGDGDHYAAHVVSESFRGISRVNQHKAVYAALGGRMGGVLHALQLTTAVPTS, from the coding sequence ATGCCGATGCAGGCCGAGGATATAGAGAAAATGATCCGCGAGGCGATCCCCGATGCCGAGGTGACGATCACCGACCTTGCCGGCGATGGCGACCATTATGCGGCGCATGTAGTGTCGGAGAGCTTTCGCGGAATCAGCCGGGTCAACCAGCACAAGGCGGTCTATGCCGCACTGGGCGGGCGCATGGGCGGCGTGCTTCATGCCTTGCAACTGACGACTGCGGTACCCACTTCCTGA
- a CDS encoding DUF1476 domain-containing protein, which yields MTTFKDREKAFENKMAHDEDVEFRITARRNRLLGQWAAAKMSLTPEETDAYAKSVVQADFEEAGDEDVIRKLLGDLTSAGVDIDDAGVRAALDEQMIEARRQFTEENS from the coding sequence ATGACCACTTTCAAGGATCGCGAAAAGGCATTTGAAAACAAGATGGCGCACGACGAGGATGTGGAATTCCGCATCACCGCACGGCGCAACCGGCTGCTCGGCCAATGGGCTGCGGCGAAAATGTCGCTGACGCCGGAAGAAACCGATGCCTATGCCAAATCGGTGGTCCAGGCCGATTTCGAGGAGGCCGGCGATGAGGATGTAATCCGCAAGCTGCTTGGCGACCTGACTTCGGCCGGTGTCGATATCGATGATGCCGGTGTCCGTGCGGCACTCGATGAACAGATGATCGAGGCTCGGCGCCAGTTCACCGAAGAGAATAGCTGA
- a CDS encoding NADPH:quinone oxidoreductase family protein, producing MRALLSKQVGGPDTLEMTEVDDPTPGAGELLVSVKACSINFPDALIIQDLYQLRPPRPFAPGSEIAGVVEAVGEGVTDFAVGDRVIAGTGFGGLVEKITVAAAGVYRLPDAFSFEQGASLLMTYGTSIHALKDRGHIKQGDTLLVLGAAGGVGLAAVELGKAYGARVVAAVSSEAKAEAAKTSGADEAVIYDRQPFDKAQSKELSQKFKEAVGPNGADVIYDAVGGDYSEPALRSIGWEGRFLVVGFPAGIAKLPLNLTLLKSCDVCGVFWGAFAAREPQRNGANIAELFDLWGAGKISPKISETFGFEDAPKAIAKLANREAIGKLVVTM from the coding sequence ATGCGCGCGCTTTTGTCGAAACAGGTTGGAGGTCCCGATACGCTGGAGATGACCGAGGTCGATGATCCGACACCCGGTGCCGGCGAGTTGCTGGTTTCGGTCAAGGCCTGTTCGATCAACTTTCCCGATGCGCTGATTATCCAGGATCTTTATCAGCTGCGCCCGCCGCGGCCATTCGCGCCGGGCAGCGAGATTGCCGGTGTGGTCGAGGCGGTGGGCGAGGGCGTCACCGATTTTGCTGTCGGTGATAGGGTGATTGCCGGCACCGGCTTTGGCGGACTGGTGGAAAAAATCACCGTCGCCGCTGCGGGCGTTTATCGCCTGCCTGATGCTTTCTCCTTTGAACAGGGTGCGTCGCTGCTGATGACCTATGGCACATCGATCCATGCACTCAAGGATCGTGGCCATATCAAACAGGGTGATACGCTGCTGGTGCTTGGCGCCGCCGGGGGTGTTGGCCTCGCCGCAGTGGAGCTGGGCAAGGCCTATGGCGCCCGCGTCGTCGCTGCGGTCTCGAGCGAGGCCAAGGCTGAAGCCGCCAAGACAAGCGGTGCCGATGAAGCGGTAATCTACGACCGCCAGCCATTCGATAAGGCGCAGTCCAAGGAACTTAGCCAGAAATTCAAGGAAGCGGTTGGTCCCAATGGCGCCGACGTCATCTATGATGCGGTGGGCGGTGACTATAGCGAGCCGGCGCTGCGTTCGATCGGCTGGGAAGGGCGTTTCCTTGTTGTCGGCTTCCCTGCCGGCATTGCCAAATTGCCGCTCAATCTGACGCTGCTCAAAAGCTGTGATGTCTGTGGCGTGTTCTGGGGCGCCTTTGCCGCACGCGAGCCGCAGCGCAACGGCGCCAATATCGCGGAGCTGTTCGATCTGTGGGGCGCAGGCAAGATTAGTCCGAAGATATCCGAGACCTTTGGCTTCGAGGATGCGCCCAAGGCGATTGCCAAGCTGGCCAATCGTGAAGCCATCGGCAAGCTGGTCGTGACAATGTAA
- the leuD gene encoding 3-isopropylmalate dehydratase small subunit, with amino-acid sequence MTPVKRVSGRAYPWGAVNIDTDIIIPAKWLKTISRDGLGQGAFESVRAHSGNVFDDPANQGASILIAGDNFGCGSSREHAVWAMRDMGITAVIAPGFSDIFSGNAFKNGLVTVVLPQDQIDRLLEVAQTNEITIDLETETVTTPFQDRFAFSLDPFRKHCLINGLDEVALTLADADAIDAHERRQAESTPWLVPQ; translated from the coding sequence GTGACGCCGGTCAAGCGCGTATCGGGCCGCGCCTATCCCTGGGGCGCGGTCAATATCGATACCGACATCATCATTCCGGCCAAATGGCTCAAAACCATCAGCCGCGATGGGCTGGGGCAAGGTGCGTTCGAGAGCGTACGGGCACATTCGGGCAATGTCTTTGACGATCCGGCAAATCAGGGCGCTTCGATATTGATCGCGGGTGACAATTTCGGCTGTGGCTCGAGCCGTGAACATGCCGTTTGGGCGATGCGTGACATGGGAATCACAGCGGTAATCGCCCCAGGATTTTCCGATATTTTCTCGGGCAATGCGTTCAAGAACGGACTGGTCACGGTGGTTCTGCCACAGGATCAGATCGACCGGCTGCTCGAGGTTGCCCAGACCAATGAAATTACCATCGATCTCGAAACCGAGACGGTTACCACGCCGTTTCAGGACCGCTTTGCCTTCAGCCTCGATCCGTTCCGCAAGCACTGCCTGATCAACGGTCTCGACGAAGTCGCGTTGACGCTGGCCGATGCCGATGCAATCGATGCGCATGAACGCCGCCAAGCCGAGTCCACGCCCTGGCTTGTGCCGCAATAA
- a CDS encoding aldehyde-activating protein, translating to MLRGQCICGAVTIELKARPTHINNCNCSLCLRSGALWGYFAPQDVIITGETREFIRNDIGVPALISHFCGHCGNVTHWTSLKGFPQDRMGVNMRLMEAAASAGVTIKYPDGASWDDVSELGYRRPDVIVPETGLAGLCCC from the coding sequence ATGCTGCGGGGGCAATGCATTTGCGGTGCTGTCACCATAGAGCTGAAAGCAAGGCCGACACATATCAACAATTGTAACTGTTCGCTGTGTTTACGCAGCGGTGCGCTTTGGGGTTATTTTGCGCCGCAAGATGTCATCATCACCGGAGAAACACGCGAATTCATCCGCAATGACATCGGCGTTCCCGCGCTCATATCGCATTTTTGTGGCCATTGTGGCAATGTTACCCACTGGACGTCACTCAAGGGGTTCCCGCAGGACCGGATGGGTGTAAATATGCGTTTGATGGAAGCAGCTGCATCAGCGGGTGTTACGATCAAATACCCTGATGGCGCGAGTTGGGATGACGTCTCTGAATTGGGATATCGCAGACCTGACGTGATTGTTCCAGAAACCGGGTTGGCTGGACTGTGCTGCTGCTGA
- the leuC gene encoding 3-isopropylmalate dehydratase large subunit: MDENRQPKTLYEKIWDAHVVSTRDDGTALIYIDRHLVHEVTSPQAFEALRQAGRPVRRPDLTLAVPDHNLPTTARLAADGSRLPIADPQSAAQLAALENNVAAFGIPYFGATHRNQGIVHVVGPEQGFTLPGTTLVCGDSHTSAHGALGALAFGIGTSEVEHVLATQTLLLRKSLAMEVRVEGEVPLGVTPKDLILHIIGTIGTSGATGHVIEYRGSAVERMSIEGRLTMANMSIEAGARAGLIAPDQTTFAYLKGRPMAPGSEQWDAACGYWRTLRSDDGALFDKSITINAAVVEPSVTWGTSPEDVVGISGHVPDPASFGDAGKRAAAAKSLAYMGLEPGTAMTDIAIDHVFIGSCTNSRIEDLRAAAAVIGDRKKSDQVKTALIVPGSGLVKHQAEAEGLDMVFKNAGFEWREPGCSACLGMNPDKVPAGERCASTSNRNFEGRQGPGARTHLLSPAMAAAAAITGRLIDVRRLA, from the coding sequence ATGGACGAGAACAGGCAACCAAAAACGCTGTATGAAAAGATCTGGGATGCGCATGTCGTGTCGACACGCGATGACGGCACCGCGCTGATCTATATCGACCGGCATCTGGTGCACGAGGTGACCAGCCCGCAGGCATTTGAGGCGCTGCGCCAGGCTGGCCGACCGGTACGCCGCCCCGATCTGACATTGGCTGTGCCCGATCACAACCTGCCGACCACGGCGCGGCTGGCGGCCGATGGTTCGCGCCTGCCGATCGCCGATCCTCAGAGCGCAGCCCAGCTGGCAGCGCTGGAGAATAATGTTGCTGCGTTCGGCATTCCCTATTTCGGTGCGACCCATCGCAATCAGGGGATTGTCCATGTCGTCGGACCGGAACAGGGCTTCACCCTGCCAGGCACAACGCTGGTCTGCGGTGACAGCCATACTTCGGCGCATGGTGCATTGGGGGCGCTGGCTTTCGGCATTGGCACCAGCGAGGTCGAGCATGTGTTGGCGACGCAGACGCTATTGCTGCGCAAATCGCTGGCGATGGAGGTGCGGGTCGAGGGCGAGGTGCCGCTGGGCGTCACGCCCAAGGACCTGATCCTGCATATCATCGGCACCATCGGCACCAGCGGCGCTACCGGTCATGTCATTGAATATCGTGGGTCTGCGGTGGAGCGCATGTCGATTGAGGGTCGGCTGACCATGGCCAATATGTCGATCGAGGCGGGCGCGCGCGCTGGTCTGATCGCGCCCGATCAGACCACCTTCGCCTATCTCAAGGGACGGCCCATGGCACCCGGGAGCGAGCAATGGGACGCGGCCTGTGGCTATTGGCGGACCCTGAGAAGCGATGACGGTGCGCTATTCGACAAGAGTATCACCATTAATGCTGCTGTGGTCGAGCCCAGCGTCACCTGGGGGACCAGCCCTGAAGATGTGGTCGGCATTTCCGGTCATGTCCCCGATCCGGCGAGTTTTGGTGATGCCGGCAAGCGCGCTGCTGCGGCCAAGTCGCTCGCCTATATGGGGCTGGAGCCGGGCACGGCGATGACCGATATCGCCATCGACCATGTGTTTATCGGCAGCTGTACCAACAGCCGGATCGAAGATCTGCGTGCCGCCGCTGCGGTGATCGGTGACAGGAAGAAATCGGATCAGGTCAAAACTGCGCTGATCGTGCCGGGGTCGGGTCTGGTCAAGCACCAGGCCGAGGCAGAAGGTCTCGACATGGTGTTCAAAAATGCCGGTTTCGAATGGCGTGAGCCGGGCTGCTCGGCCTGTCTCGGCATGAACCCCGACAAGGTGCCCGCAGGCGAACGCTGCGCCTCGACCAGCAACCGTAATTTCGAGGGAAGGCAGGGACCGGGCGCGCGGACACATCTGCTGTCTCCGGCCATGGCAGCCGCAGCGGCGATAACCGGCAGATTGATCGATGTCAGGCGACTTGCCTAA
- a CDS encoding sterol desaturase family protein, translated as MNIWVILAIVIATVIFMEFVAWWSHKYIMHGWGWAWHRDHHEPHDNILEKNDLFAVVGSVTAMSLFAMGVFVAEIFWWIAVGVTIYGGIYTLIHDGLVHQRYFRWVPKRGYAKRLVQAHKLHHATIGKEGGVSFGFVFAEDPAKLKKELKRQREEGTAKVRPSAQLEPDAVAD; from the coding sequence ATGAATATCTGGGTCATCCTTGCGATAGTCATAGCCACCGTCATCTTCATGGAGTTTGTCGCCTGGTGGAGCCACAAATATATCATGCATGGCTGGGGCTGGGCCTGGCACCGCGACCATCATGAGCCGCATGACAATATCCTCGAGAAGAACGACCTGTTCGCCGTGGTCGGCTCGGTTACGGCGATGAGCCTGTTTGCCATGGGGGTTTTTGTCGCCGAGATATTCTGGTGGATTGCCGTGGGCGTCACTATTTATGGCGGCATCTACACGCTGATCCATGACGGGCTGGTGCACCAGCGCTATTTCCGCTGGGTGCCCAAGCGTGGCTATGCCAAGCGGCTGGTTCAGGCGCACAAGCTGCACCACGCCACCATCGGCAAGGAAGGCGGTGTCAGCTTTGGTTTCGTTTTCGCCGAAGATCCGGCCAAGCTCAAAAAGGAACTCAAGCGCCAACGTGAGGAAGGTACGGCGAAAGTACGGCCATCGGCGCAGCTTGAACCGGACGCTGTGGCCGATTGA
- a CDS encoding alpha/beta hydrolase-fold protein — MKIAPGVVAFVASVLTLMLAPNLSAQEPVVSASEIAVRSDILNEDRPVIVSLPDGYEDSDADYPVLYMLDGRQNMTHAIATIDTLSSLGFVPKMIFVGIVSTNRARDYTPSAVEGDANSGGAASFLAFLETELIPSIEQEYQTSDHRILEGHSFGGLFGAYALMERPGLFDAYIILSPALWWGGEEMNARAKVYFSANPQPAAKIYFGIGEQDGDGMRQELGRFVETLETAKPEGLVWRHEEIAGEDHMSIRLPGHYQGLRYVFEDLQFTMADTGFDIDDFIAHEVNIRARYGTAARQREAIYQNYGIALLQAERADEAATVFEYLVQGYPGYHANLNLLAQAYEAAGRCESAITAYESAAKASTTQTGTFTRAGYEEKASRLRAAMADGDAMCKDQ; from the coding sequence ATGAAGATTGCACCTGGAGTCGTTGCTTTCGTCGCCTCCGTTCTGACGCTTATGCTTGCGCCAAATCTGTCGGCACAAGAGCCGGTTGTATCAGCAAGCGAGATCGCAGTGCGTTCTGATATCCTCAATGAGGATCGACCCGTTATCGTTTCATTGCCCGATGGTTACGAAGACAGCGATGCCGATTATCCTGTCTTGTACATGCTCGATGGCCGTCAAAATATGACGCACGCCATAGCGACAATCGACACGCTCAGCTCGCTGGGCTTCGTGCCGAAAATGATCTTTGTCGGCATAGTCAGTACCAATCGCGCGCGCGATTACACGCCTTCCGCTGTAGAAGGCGATGCCAATAGCGGCGGCGCTGCCAGTTTTCTGGCCTTTCTTGAGACAGAGCTGATTCCGTCGATTGAACAAGAATACCAAACCAGCGACCACCGCATATTGGAAGGCCATTCCTTTGGCGGCCTGTTCGGCGCCTATGCCTTAATGGAACGCCCGGGCCTTTTTGACGCCTATATCATTCTATCACCCGCCCTTTGGTGGGGTGGCGAAGAGATGAATGCCCGGGCCAAGGTATATTTCTCCGCCAACCCGCAGCCAGCGGCAAAAATCTATTTCGGTATAGGCGAGCAAGACGGCGATGGCATGCGTCAGGAATTGGGGCGTTTTGTCGAAACGCTGGAAACTGCAAAGCCAGAAGGCCTTGTGTGGCGCCATGAAGAAATTGCAGGCGAGGATCATATGTCTATCCGCCTGCCCGGCCATTATCAGGGTCTGCGCTATGTTTTTGAAGATTTGCAATTCACCATGGCAGACACCGGCTTCGACATAGATGACTTTATCGCCCATGAGGTCAATATCCGCGCGCGCTATGGCACGGCTGCCCGACAGCGCGAAGCGATTTATCAGAATTATGGAATAGCGCTACTTCAGGCGGAACGTGCGGATGAGGCGGCAACCGTGTTTGAATATCTCGTCCAAGGCTATCCTGGCTATCACGCCAACCTTAATTTGCTGGCGCAGGCTTATGAGGCAGCGGGCCGGTGCGAATCCGCCATCACCGCCTATGAAAGCGCCGCCAAGGCTTCAACCACCCAGACCGGCACATTCACCCGCGCTGGTTATGAAGAAAAGGCCTCCCGGCTGCGCGCGGCGATGGCGGATGGGGATGCAATGTGTAAGGATCAGTAG